Proteins from a single region of Streptomyces sp. TN58:
- a CDS encoding alpha/beta fold hydrolase, whose protein sequence is MVPACGHRLSRRTEAAVLLLHGGRADALQAPPRLNLPALRMRPFATAVTRATAHADVLVAHVRYRHRGWNGGHAHPVADTLRALDELRAAAGPVPVVLVGHSMGGRAALRAAADPQVVGVVALAPWCPPDEPAAHLRARAVVALHDESDRVTRAADTWAYLTRAREAGARVHGVRMPRGGHAMIGGAGPWHRITAGAAAALLGLGPYPAGLAAPADPAGHTAGTDRPPAR, encoded by the coding sequence CTGGTCCCCGCCTGCGGCCACCGGCTGTCGCGGCGGACCGAAGCCGCCGTCCTGTTGCTGCACGGCGGCCGCGCGGACGCCCTGCAGGCACCGCCCCGGCTGAACCTGCCCGCCCTGCGCATGCGGCCGTTCGCGACCGCCGTCACGCGCGCCACCGCGCACGCCGACGTGCTCGTCGCCCACGTCCGCTACCGCCACCGCGGCTGGAACGGCGGCCACGCGCATCCGGTCGCCGACACCCTCCGGGCCCTCGACGAACTCCGCGCCGCCGCCGGACCGGTACCCGTCGTCCTCGTCGGCCACTCCATGGGCGGCCGAGCCGCCCTGCGCGCCGCCGCAGACCCGCAGGTAGTGGGAGTTGTCGCCCTCGCCCCCTGGTGCCCGCCGGACGAACCGGCCGCCCACCTGCGCGCCCGGGCGGTCGTCGCCCTCCACGACGAGAGCGACCGCGTCACCCGGGCGGCGGACACCTGGGCGTACCTCACGCGTGCCCGTGAGGCCGGGGCACGGGTCCACGGCGTCCGGATGCCCCGCGGAGGGCACGCCATGATCGGCGGCGCTGGCCCGTGGCACCGGATCACGGCCGGAGCCGCGGCGGCGCTCCTGGGACTCGGCCCGTATCCGGCCGGCCTCGCCGCTCCCGCCGACCCCGCCGGGCACACGGCGGGAACGGACCGGCCCCCGGCCCGGTG